The following are from one region of the Candidatus Hydrogenedentota bacterium genome:
- a CDS encoding DUF1559 domain-containing protein translates to MHKRRGFTLIELLVVIAIIGILAAILLPALARAREAARRSSCQNNLKQFGIIMKMYANEAKGEAFPPGGLFRLNGTPTLLNLRGFALYPEYWTDANLAICPSDSHDSNFLGTSVENANEILNTFNSTGAPEICYDAFLSVPFSYAYIPYATTTSSQLYDVIGGQQLWFFLGEATTLFSSTGGNMQSMGCLRFAVAAYSGIGEDDMPSDVQWSKVNGPDVDDDGAPLPDGYRRLREGIERFFISDINNPAASAQAQSTIPIMLDSWADQGPFVSINGDNAVARYNHVPGGSNVLYMDGHVEFLKYKSKFPLMNSAAGTLGENLSTNMATVAGVG, encoded by the coding sequence ATGCACAAGAGAAGGGGTTTCACCCTCATCGAATTGTTGGTAGTCATTGCCATCATCGGGATCTTGGCGGCAATACTGTTGCCTGCATTGGCGCGCGCACGGGAAGCCGCCCGCCGGTCGTCGTGCCAGAATAACCTGAAGCAATTTGGGATTATCATGAAGATGTATGCGAATGAAGCGAAGGGAGAAGCATTTCCTCCAGGCGGCCTCTTCCGTCTAAACGGAACTCCGACGTTGCTTAACCTTCGCGGATTTGCGCTTTATCCTGAATATTGGACAGATGCCAATTTGGCGATTTGTCCTTCGGACTCGCATGATTCGAACTTCTTGGGAACGTCTGTAGAGAATGCCAACGAAATATTGAACACGTTCAATTCCACTGGCGCTCCTGAGATTTGTTACGATGCCTTCCTGTCGGTTCCATTCTCCTATGCATACATTCCCTATGCAACGACAACGAGTTCCCAACTTTATGACGTCATCGGTGGTCAGCAACTTTGGTTTTTCCTTGGCGAAGCGACAACACTTTTCTCAAGCACAGGCGGCAACATGCAGAGCATGGGGTGTTTGCGATTTGCGGTTGCGGCGTACAGTGGTATCGGTGAAGACGATATGCCGTCGGATGTTCAATGGTCCAAGGTTAACGGCCCGGATGTAGACGACGATGGCGCTCCCCTTCCGGACGGATATCGCCGCTTGAGGGAAGGTATTGAGCGCTTCTTCATCAGCGACATCAACAATCCTGCTGCGTCCGCCCAAGCACAGAGCACGATTCCTATCATGCTCGATTCCTGGGCAGACCAGGGTCCGTTCGTGTCAATCAATGGCGACAATGCGGTTGCGCGTTACAACCACGTTCCGGGCGGCAGCAATGTGCTTTACATGGACGGTCATGTTGAATTTCTGAAGTATAAGAGCAAGTTCCCCTTGATGAACAGCGCCGCTGGCACACTTGGGGAAAATCTCTCGACGAACATGGCAACAGTAGCTGGCGTTGGTTGA
- a CDS encoding GntR family transcriptional regulator yields the protein MPEIPPDIPLYAFIKRELKSQIESGELPEGARVPSEFELARSYNVSRNPTRQALRDLEREGYIIRTPGRGSFVAPVQSRQRLLPISGWRTVALACPELECRYTRSVVQGFIQAAAEEGVQTMVYFVRFSNESEFDFLTDMRNSGIEGIAFWLQHATERTLELLRKFRRSGFPFVLIDRYVHGVEADYVVTDNEDVGYQLTEALIRRGHTEIAFVANELVSTSSEDRLAGYRRALEEAGLTFTRDLVGLVDPKEEPVTAVISRIMAYRHRPTAFCCLNDFVASTLLDELTSLGYSVPEDVELALVDDSRMADALGIPMIAAVQAGSEMGHESARLLLRRIAEPDCSIQKRFLKAVLQNGHEEPDMERLAVKGGGFSED from the coding sequence ATGCCTGAGATTCCTCCCGATATTCCGCTTTATGCGTTCATAAAGCGCGAACTGAAAAGCCAAATCGAAAGCGGTGAATTGCCCGAGGGCGCGCGTGTACCGTCGGAGTTCGAGTTGGCTCGCAGCTACAACGTCAGCCGGAACCCTACCCGCCAGGCGCTTCGCGACCTTGAGCGCGAGGGCTACATCATCCGCACGCCGGGACGGGGCTCGTTTGTGGCGCCGGTTCAGAGCAGGCAACGCCTGCTTCCAATCAGCGGGTGGCGCACGGTCGCCTTGGCATGCCCGGAATTGGAATGCCGCTATACGCGCTCGGTGGTGCAAGGATTTATTCAAGCCGCCGCCGAAGAGGGCGTTCAGACGATGGTCTACTTCGTGCGGTTCAGCAATGAGAGCGAATTCGACTTCCTCACGGACATGCGCAACAGCGGAATCGAGGGCATTGCGTTCTGGCTCCAACATGCCACGGAGCGGACGCTTGAGTTGTTGAGAAAGTTCCGCCGTTCCGGCTTCCCCTTTGTACTGATTGATCGTTACGTGCACGGGGTTGAGGCGGACTACGTGGTGACGGACAACGAGGATGTGGGCTACCAGCTTACGGAAGCTCTGATCCGGCGAGGCCACACGGAAATCGCCTTTGTTGCCAACGAACTGGTGAGTACCTCTTCGGAAGATCGGCTCGCGGGCTATCGCAGAGCGCTTGAAGAGGCAGGATTGACCTTCACCCGGGACCTGGTTGGATTGGTTGACCCGAAGGAAGAGCCCGTCACGGCGGTAATCAGCCGGATCATGGCTTATAGGCACAGGCCTACGGCTTTCTGTTGCCTGAACGACTTTGTAGCTTCGACGTTGCTGGATGAATTGACAAGTCTCGGTTACAGCGTGCCGGAAGACGTGGAGTTGGCGCTGGTGGATGACAGCAGGATGGCGGACGCTTTGGGGATTCCCATGATAGCGGCCGTGCAAGCGGGCTCAGAGATGGGTCACGAAAGCGCTCGCCTGCTGCTACGCCGGATCGCTGAACCGGATTGTTCGATACAGAAACGCTTTCTCAAGGCCGTCCTTCAAAACGGCCATGAGGAGCCGGACATGGAACGTCTTGCAGTAAAAGGAGGAGGGTTCAGCGAAGACTAA
- a CDS encoding CocE/NonD family hydrolase: MVMRAASRVFVATVITILIGAWHCMAETVMVPMRDGTKLATDYFLPSGDGPFPVVVARSPYPRKAGQAFGILFGTKGMAFVIQDTRGRGDSEGKDAVFGDDGWGERQDGVDTIQWVKQQKWCNGKVGTFGMSALAITSLLCASAGEPLTCQVAWVGASQFYGEIGYNGGVFLKSLAEMWTQGQGSGYIIDTWKSHPTYDAFWQGYNMDARASKTSAPALHVGGWWDIFATGTLNAFVNRQHKGGKGSKGQQYVIIGPWGHGIPEGGKYGELPLKDNYKFDLNGETLKFLDYYLTDDASKPYDAPAVRYYTIGDAEDPSAPGNEWRTADDWPPFPTTDTLLYLRSDKSLQFEVPGTDDPAMSYTFDPTNPCPTKGGANLTIPAGSFDQRELESRPDVLSFASTPLETPIEITGDVRVRLYVSTDAPDTDFTAKLLDIYPDGRAFNMLDGIRRLKFRKGYEKAEPLPAGEVGELLLDLGPISLVVNKGHRIGIQVSSSNYPRYELNPNTGADFPTEGGEMRKAINSLHLGKEYPSALILPARKTP; encoded by the coding sequence ATGGTCATGCGAGCGGCATCTCGCGTCTTTGTCGCAACGGTAATTACAATTCTGATTGGAGCATGGCATTGCATGGCCGAAACGGTCATGGTGCCGATGCGAGACGGGACAAAGCTAGCGACCGACTACTTCCTCCCCTCGGGAGATGGGCCCTTTCCCGTCGTCGTAGCGCGCAGTCCCTATCCTCGCAAGGCTGGGCAGGCTTTCGGAATTCTTTTCGGGACGAAGGGCATGGCCTTCGTCATTCAAGACACGCGCGGACGGGGCGACAGCGAGGGCAAGGATGCCGTGTTCGGTGATGATGGCTGGGGCGAGCGTCAGGACGGCGTCGACACAATCCAGTGGGTGAAGCAGCAGAAATGGTGTAACGGCAAAGTGGGGACATTTGGGATGTCAGCCCTGGCGATAACGTCGCTCTTGTGCGCATCTGCGGGAGAGCCACTGACTTGCCAGGTTGCGTGGGTGGGCGCATCGCAGTTCTATGGGGAGATTGGCTACAACGGCGGTGTCTTCCTGAAGTCCCTGGCAGAGATGTGGACCCAAGGCCAAGGCTCCGGCTACATCATCGACACATGGAAAAGCCATCCCACTTACGACGCGTTTTGGCAGGGCTATAACATGGATGCTCGCGCGTCGAAGACAAGCGCACCCGCGCTGCACGTCGGAGGGTGGTGGGACATTTTCGCGACAGGTACGCTCAACGCGTTTGTCAACCGGCAGCACAAGGGCGGAAAGGGGTCAAAAGGCCAGCAATACGTCATCATTGGCCCATGGGGACACGGCATTCCGGAAGGCGGCAAGTACGGCGAGTTGCCTCTCAAAGACAACTACAAATTCGATTTGAACGGTGAGACTTTGAAGTTTCTGGACTACTATTTGACGGATGACGCCAGCAAGCCATACGACGCGCCTGCGGTCCGCTACTACACCATCGGGGATGCCGAAGATCCTTCCGCACCCGGCAATGAGTGGCGAACGGCAGATGACTGGCCCCCCTTCCCCACCACGGATACTTTGCTGTACTTAAGAAGTGACAAATCACTTCAGTTCGAGGTGCCAGGAACGGACGACCCTGCGATGAGCTACACGTTCGATCCCACCAATCCTTGTCCGACGAAAGGCGGTGCGAACCTAACGATACCCGCAGGTTCCTTTGATCAGCGGGAACTCGAATCCCGGCCCGACGTGCTCTCGTTCGCCTCGACCCCGCTGGAGACGCCTATCGAGATCACGGGCGACGTGCGGGTGCGTTTATACGTGTCGACAGACGCCCCAGACACCGATTTTACGGCAAAATTGCTTGATATCTATCCCGATGGACGTGCGTTCAACATGCTTGATGGCATTCGGCGCCTGAAGTTCCGGAAAGGCTACGAGAAGGCAGAACCCTTGCCTGCGGGTGAGGTGGGAGAGTTGCTGCTCGATCTGGGTCCAATCAGTCTCGTTGTGAATAAGGGACATCGAATTGGCATCCAGGTCTCCAGCAGCAATTATCCGCGCTATGAACTGAACCCTAACACTGGGGCCGACTTCCCGACGGAAGGCGGGGAGATGCGTAAAGCCATCAACTCGCTACACTTAGGGAAGGAGTACCCGAGCGCTTTAATTCTTCCGGCAAGAAAGACTCCTTGA
- a CDS encoding RpiB/LacA/LacB family sugar-phosphate isomerase, which translates to MNIVLAADPFALELKESVKAHLEKKGHKVLDVGAVKDKEIAYYDGAPAAAKLIQKGEAQRGILFCGTGAGMCIVANKFKGVNAVSVESVFAAKMARAVNDSNVITMGAMIVAPWMANAMADAWLETKFTEGLEPYADFIKDACSKVNALDTGQ; encoded by the coding sequence ATGAACATCGTACTCGCGGCCGATCCCTTTGCCCTGGAACTCAAAGAATCCGTCAAGGCACATCTCGAAAAGAAGGGACATAAGGTGCTCGACGTGGGCGCGGTCAAGGATAAGGAAATTGCCTACTACGACGGGGCCCCCGCCGCCGCCAAACTCATCCAGAAAGGCGAAGCGCAACGCGGCATTCTCTTCTGCGGCACCGGCGCCGGCATGTGCATCGTCGCCAACAAGTTTAAGGGCGTCAACGCTGTCAGCGTGGAATCCGTTTTTGCCGCGAAGATGGCCCGCGCCGTCAACGATTCCAACGTCATTACCATGGGCGCGATGATTGTCGCCCCCTGGATGGCCAACGCCATGGCCGACGCCTGGCTCGAAACCAAATTCACCGAAGGCCTCGAACCCTACGCCGATTTTATTAAGGACGCCTGCTCCAAGGTAAACGCGCTCGATACGGGGCAGTAA